A genomic window from Pyricularia oryzae 70-15 chromosome 7, whole genome shotgun sequence includes:
- a CDS encoding coatomer subunit gamma: protein MNYGKKDEDAENGLVKVDRTQVFQEARLFNSSPIQPRQCRILLTKIALLLYTGEKFPQNEATTLFFGISKLFQNKDASLRQMVHLVIKELANSAEDIIMVTSTIMKDTGGSTDIIFRPNAIRALCRIIDASTVQSIERVMKTAIVDKNPSVSSAALVSSYHLLPIARDVVRRWQSETQEAAASNKSSGGFSLGFSSASSSMPVNNSTMSQYHAIGLLYQMRMHDRMALVKMVQQFGAPGAVKSPAALVMLVRLAAQLAEEDPQLRRPMMQLLDGWLRHKSEMVNFEAAKAICDMRDVTDAEVSQAVHVLQLFLTSPRAVTKFAALRILHNFASFKPNTVNVCNPDIELLISNSNRSIATFAITTLLKTGNEASVDRLMKQITGFMSEITDEFKITIVEAIRTLCLKFPSKQAGMLAFLSGILRDEGGYEFKRAVVESMFDLIKFVPDSKEDALAHLCEFIEDCEFTKLAVRILHLLGLEGPKTSQPTKYIRYIYNRVVLENAIVRAAAVTALAKFGVGQKDPEVKRSVHVLLTRCLDDVDDEVRDRAALNLRLMDEEDALAEKFVKNDSMFSLPYFEHQLVMYVTSDDKSTFDSPFDISKIPVVTREQADAEDRTKKLTATTPSLKPPKVGPTKAAPTGAEAAASATAAAQKYAQELMQIPEMKEFGSVLKSSPIVELTEAETEYVVSVVKHIFKEHIVLQFEVKNTLPSTVLENVSVVATPSDEEELEELFIIEAEKLPTDEPGKVYVAFKKVSGEGSMPISTFSNSLKFTTKEIDPTTNEPEDEGYEDEYEVAEFDVSGSDYVIPTFASNFNHLWEQVGAAGEEAEETLQLSAMKSIAEATEQLSKALSLQPLEGTDVPVNQTTHTLKLLGKTVNGGRVVANVRMAYSSKSGVTTKITVRSEEEGVAALVIASVE from the exons ATGAACTACGGAAAGAAGGACGAGGACGCCGAAAATGGTCTGGTCAAGGTTGACCGGACCCAGGTCTTTCAAGAAG CCCGACTCTTCAACAGCTCCCCGATCCAGCCGCGGCAATGTCGAATCCTCCTCACCAAGATCGCCCTTCTTCTCTACACCGGCGAGAAGTTCCCCCAGAATGAAGCCACGACCCTCTTCTTCGGCATCTCGAAGCTCTTCCAGAACAAGGATGCCAGCTTGCGCCAGATGGTCCACCTCGTCATCAAGGAGCTGGCCAACTCTGCAGAGGACATCATCATGGTCACGAGTACCATCATGAAGGATACCGGCGGCAGCACCGACATCATTTTCCGGCCAAACGCTATCCGGGCACTGTGCCGTATTATCGAT GCGTCGACTGTGCAATCGATCGAGCGTGTCATGAAGACCGCAATCGTGGACAAGAACCCCTCAGTTTCCTCCGCCGCCCTTGTATCTTCGTACCACCTCCTTCCCATTGCTAGGGACGTCGTGAGGAGATGGCAAAGTGAGACACAGGAGGCCGCTGCCAGCAACAAGTCGTCAGGCGGCTTCTCGCTTGGCTTCTCCTCCGCCTCCAGCTCCATGCCGGTGAACAACTCGACCATGTCGCAGTACCACGCCATCGGTCTGCTCTACCAGATGCGCATGCACGACCGCATGGCCCTTGTCAAGATGGTTCAGCAGTTTGGCGCCCCAGGTGCAGTTAAGAGCCCCGCGGCCCTCGTCATGCTTGTCCGTCTCGCCGCTCAGCTCGCAGAGGAGGACCCCCAGCTGCGCCGTCCCATGATGCAGTTGCTGGATGGCTGGTTGAGGCACAAGAGCGAGATGGTCAACTTCGAGGCTGCCAAGGCCATCTGCGACATGCGGGATGTGACGGACGCCGAGGTGTCCCAGGCAGTGCACGTTCTGCAGCTCTTCCTCACCTCGCCGCGTGCCGTCACCAAGTTCGCTGCTCTGCGCATTCTCCACAACTTTGCTTCATTCAAGCCAAATACCGTCAACGTGTGCAACCCGGACATTGAGCTTCTCATCTCCAACAGCAACCGTTCCATTGCCACTTTTGCCATCACCACTCTTCTCAAGACGGGCAACGAGGCTAGCGTCGATAGGCTTATGAAGCAGATCACAGGTTTCATGTCCGAGATCACAGATGAGTTCAAGATCACGATCGTCGAGGCTATTCGCACACTCTGCCTCAAATTCCCCAGCAAGCAGGCCGGTATGCTGGCCTTCCTGAGCGGCATCCTGCGGGACGAGGGTGGTTACGAGTTCAAGAGGGCTGTGGTCGAGAGCATGTTCGACCTCATCAAGTTTGTGCCCGACTCAAAGGAAGATGCCCTTGCGCACTTGTGCGAGTTCATTGAGGACTGCGAGTTCACCAAGCTCGCCGTCCGCATCCTGCACCTTCTAGGCCTTGAGGGTCCCAAGACGTCTCAGCCGACAAAGTACATTCGCTACATCTACAACCGTGTGGTTCTGGAGAATGCCATCGtacgtgctgctgctgtcacTGCCCTTGCCAAGTTTGGCGTTGGTCAGAAGGACCCTGAGGTTAAGCGTAGTGTGCACGTGCTGCTCACCCGCTGTCTTGACGACGTCGACGATGAGGTCAGAGATCGTGCTGCGTTGAACCTCCGCCTTatggacgaggaggatgccTTGGCCGAGAAGTTTGTCAAGAACG ACAGCATGTTCTCCCTTCCGTACTTTGAGCACCAGCTTGTCATGTACGTGACTTCGGACGACAAGTCTACATTCGACTCGCCCTTCGACATCTCCAAGATCCCAGTCGTCACCCGAGAGCAGGCCGATGCAGAGGACAGGACCAAGAAGCTCACGGCCACTACGCCATCACTGAAGCCCCCGAAGGTCGGCCCGACAAAGGCTGCCCCTACAGGCGCCGAGGCTGCCGCTTCTGCCACAGCGGCTGCGCAGAAGTACGCGCAGGAACTTATGCAGATCCCAGAGATGAAGGAGTTTGGCAGCGTGCTCAAGTCTTCACCGATTGTGGAGCTCACCGAGGCAGAGACCGAGTACGTTGTCAGCGTCGTCAAGCACATCTTCAAGGAGCACATTGTTCTCCAGTTCGAGGTGAAGAACACGCTGCCTTCTACAGTTCTCGAAAACGTGTCCGTGGTTGCTACGCCTTCAGAtgaggaggagctcgaggagctcttCATCATCGAGGCAGAGAAGCTGCCTACGGATGAGCCAGGCAAGGTGTACGTCGCATTCAAGAAGGTTTCTGGCGAGGGTTCAATGCCCATCAGCACCTTCTCCAACTCGCTCAAGTTCACCACCAAGGAGATCGACCCGACAACCAATGAGCCCGAGGACGAGGGATACGAAGACGAGTACGAGGTTGCCGAGTTTGACGTATCAGGCAGCGACTATGTTATACCTACATTTGCTAGCAACTTCAACCACCTGTGGGAGCAGGTTGGTGCTGCTGGAGAGGAAGCAGAGGAGACGTTGCAGTTGAGTGCCATGAAGAGCATAGCAG AAGCCACAGAACAGCTGTCCAAGGCGTTGTCACTACAGCCGCTGGAGGGCACGGACGTACCAGTCAATCAGACGACGCACACCCTCAAGCTGCTCGGAAAGACGGTGAACGGCGGCAGGGTGGTTGCAAACGTGCGGATGGCATACTCTTCCAAATCGGGTGTCACTACAAAGATCACAGTGCGCAGCGAGGAAGAAGGGGTTGCTGCTTTGGTCATTGCATCAGTCGAGTAG